The proteins below are encoded in one region of Dasypus novemcinctus isolate mDasNov1 chromosome 13, mDasNov1.1.hap2, whole genome shotgun sequence:
- the KIF21B gene encoding kinesin-like protein KIF21B isoform X3 — protein MAGQGDCCVKVAVRIRPQLSKEKIEGCHICTSVTPGEPQVLLGKDKAFTYDFVFDLDTWQEQIYSTCVSKLIEGCFEGYNATVLAYGQTGAGKTYTMGTGFDTATSEDEQGIIPRAIAHLFGGIAERKRRAQEQGVAGPEFKVSAQFLELYNEEILDLFDSTRDPDARHRRSNIKIHEDPNGGIYTTGVTSRLINSQEELIQCLKQGALSRTTASTQMNVQSSRSHAIFTIHLCQMRLCAQPDLVNEAVPGLPEGTAPASEYETLTAKFHFVDLAGSERLKRTGATGERAKEGISINCGLLALGNVISALGDQSKKVVHVPYRDSKLTRLLQDSLGGNSQTIMIACVSPSDRDFMETLNTLKYANRARNIKNKVVVNQDKTSQQISALRAEIARLQMELMEYKAGKRVIGEDGAEGYSDLFRENAMLQKENGTLRLRVKAMQEAIDAINSRVTHLMSQEANLLLAKAGDGNEAIGALIQNYIREIEELRTKLLESEAMNESLRRSLSRASARSPYSLGVSPATPGFGGSPASSMEDASEVIRRAKQDLERLKKKESRQRRKSPEKEAFKKRAKLQQENSEETDENEAEEEEEERDESGCEEEEGREDEDEDSGSEESLVDSDSDPEEKEVNFQADLADLTCEIEIKQKLIDELENSQRRLQTLKHQYEEKLILLQNKIRDTQLERDRVLQNLSTMECYTEEKANKIKADYEKRLREMNRDLQKLQAAQKEHARLLKNQSRYERELKKLQAEVAEMKKAKVALMKQMREEQQRRRLVETKRNREIAQLKKEQRRQEFQIRALESQKRQQEMVLRRKTQEVSALRRLAKPMSERVAGRAGLKPPMLDSGAEVSASTTSSEAESGARSVSSIVRQWNRKFNHFLGDHPSSTVGGTRPTRKKFQKKGASQSFSKAARLKWQSLERRVIDIVMQRMTIVNLEADMERLIKKREELFLLQEALRRKRERLQAESPEEEKGLQELAEEIEALAANIDYINDSITDCQATIMQLEETKEELDSTDTSVVISSCSLAEARLLLDNFLKASIDKGLQVAQKEAQIRLLEGRLRQTDVAGSSQNHQLLDALREKAEAHPELQALIYNVQQENGYASTDEEISEFSEGSFSQSFTMKGSTSHDDFKFKGEPKLSAQMKAVSAECLGPPLDSSTKNITKSLASLVEIKEDGVGFSVRDPYYRDRVSRTISLPTRGSTFPRQSRGSETSPLTRRKSYDRGQPMRSTDVGFTPPSSPPTRPRNDRNVFSRLTSNQSQGSALDKGIITPVGGAKGVRTAPLQCISQAEGHTKPILCLDATDELLFTGSKDRSCKMWNLVTGQEIAALKGHPNNVVSIKYCSHSGLVFSVSTSYIKVWDIRDSAKCIRTLTSSGQVISGDACAATSTRAITSAQGDHQINQIALSPSGTMLYAASGNAVRIWELSRFQPIGKLTGHIGPVMCLTVTQTSSQHDLVVTGSKDHYVKMFELGEYVTGTVGPTHNFEPPHYDGIECLAIQGDILFSGSRDNGIKKWDLEQQELIQQIPNAHKDWVCALAFVPGRPMLLSACRAGFIKVWNVDNFTPIGEIKGHDSPINAICTNAKHIFTASSDLTVKFWSARRLPGGPS, from the exons GATCCGGCCCCAGCTGTCGAAGGAGAAGATCGAGGGCTGTCACATCTGTACCTCCGTCACCCCCGGGGAGCCCCAGGTCCTGCTGGGGAAGGACAAGGCCTTCACCTACGACTTTGTCTTTGACCTGGACACATGGCAAGAACAGATCTATTCGACCTGTGTGAGCAAGCTCATCGAGGGCTGCTTCGAGGGCTACAATGCCACAGTGCTGGCCTACGGGCAG ACGGGGGCTGGGAAGACGTACACAATGGGCACTGGCTTTGACACGGCAACGTCGGAGGACGAGCAGGGCATCATCCCAAGGGCCATTGCGCACCTCTTTGGGGGTATCGCCGAGCGCAAGCGACGGGCACAGGAGCAGGGTGTGGCTGGACCTGAGTTCAAAGTCAGCGCTCAGTTCCTGGAG CTCTACAACGAGGAGATCCTTGACCTGTTTGATAGCACCCGGGACCCCGACGCCCGCCACCGCAGGTCCAACATCAAGATCCACGAGGACCCCAACGGCGGCATCTACACCACCGGCGTCACTTCCCGCCTCATCAACTCCCAGGAGGAG ctgaTCCAGTGCCTGAAGCAGGGGGCCCTGTCGCGCACCACGGCCAGCACCCAGATGAACGTGCAGAGCTCCCGCTCCCACGCCATCTTCACCATCCACCTGTGCCAGATGCGCCTGTGCGCCCAGCCCGACCTG GTGAATGAGGCGGTGCCGGGGCTTCCCGAGGGCACAGCTCCTGCAAGTGAGTACGAGACACTCACCGCTAAGTTTCACTTTGTGGACCTGGCTGGCTCGGAGCGGCTGAAGCGGACGGGGGCCACCGGCGAGCGGGCCAAGGAGGGCATCTCCATCAACTGCGGCCTG CTGGCCTTGGGCAATGTGATCAGTGCCTTGGGGGACCAGAGCAAGAAGGTGGTGCATGTGCCCTACAGAGACTCCAAGCTCACCCGGCTCCTCCAGGACTCCCTGGGGGGCAACAG CCAGACCATCATGATCGCTTGTGTGAGCCCCTCCGACCGGGACTTCATGGAGACACTCAACACGCTCAAATATGCCAATCGGGCCCGAAACATCAAGAACAAAGTGGTGGTGAACCAGGACAAGACCAGCCAGCAGATCAGCGCGCTGCGGGCCGAGATCGCACGCCTGCAGATGGAGCTGATGGAGTACAAGGCG GGTAAGCGGGTGATTGGGGAGGACGGTGCCGAGGGCTACAGTGACCTGTTCCGGGAGAACGCCATGCTGCAGAAGGAGAACGGGACGCTGCGACTGCGGGTGAAGGCCATGCAGGAGGCCATCGATGCCATCAACAGCCGCGTCACGCACCTCATGAGCCAGGAGGCCAACCTGCTCCTGGCCAAGGCCG GTGATGGCAATGAGGCCATTGGGGCCCTGATCCAGAACTACATCCGGGAGATTGAGGAGCTGCG GACAAAGCTTCTGGAGAGCGAGGCCATGAACGAGTCCCTCCGCCGCAGCCTCTCGCGAGCCTCCGCTCGGAGCCCCTATTCCCTGGGCGTGTCTCCGGCCACCCCAGGCTTTGGGGGCAGCCCGGCCAGCTCCATGGAGGATGCCTCCGAGGTAATCCGCAGGGCCAAACAGGACCTGGAGCGGCTGAAGAAGAAGGAGAGCAGGCAGCGGAGAAAGAG CCCAGAGAAGGAAGCCTTCAAAAAGAGGGCAAAATTGCAACAGGAAAACAGCGAGGAGACTGACGAGAATGAGGCCGAGGAG gaggaagaggagcgGGATGAGAGCGGCtgtgaggaggaggaagggcGCGAGGATGAAGATGAGGACTCGGGCAGCGAGGAGAGCCTGGTGGACTCAGACTCGGACCCCGAGGAGAAGG AGGTGAACTTCCAGGCGGACCTGGCTGACCTGACCTGTGAGATCGAGATCAAGCAGAAGCTGATCGATGAGCTGGAGAACAGCCAGCGGCGGCTGCAGACGCTCAAGCACCAGTACGAGGAGAAGCTGATTCTGCTGCAGAATAAGATCCGGGACACCCAGCTGGAGCGTGACCGCGTGCTGCAGAACCTCA GTACCATGGAGTGCTACACGGAGGAAAAGGCCAACAAGATCAAGGCGGATTATGAGAAGAGGCTGCGGGAGATGAACCGGGACCTGCAAAAGCTGCAGGCTGCGCAGAAGGAGCATGCACGGCTGCTCAAGAACCAGTCACGCTACGAGAGGGAGCTGAAGAAGCTGCAGGCCGAGGTAGCGGAGATGAAGAAGGCCAAG GTGGCCCTGATGAAGCAGATGCGCGAGGAGCAGCAGCGGCGGCGGCTGGTGGAAACCAAGAGGAACCGGGAGATTGCGCAGCTGAAGAAGGAGCAGCGGCGACAGGAG TTTCAGATCCGAGCTCTGGAGTCCCAGAAGCGGCAGCAGGAGATGGTCCTGAGGAGGAAAACCCAGGAG GTTTCCGCACTGAGGCGCCTGGCCAAGCCCATGTCTGAGCGGGTGGCGGGGCGCGCGGGACTGAAGCCACCCATGCTGGACTCGGGCGCTGAGGTGTCGGCCAGCACCACCTCGTCTGAGGCCGAATCGGGGGCCCGCTCAGTCTCCAGCATCGTGCGCCAGTGGAACCGCAAGTTCAACCACTTCTTGGGGGACCACCCCTCGTCCACTGTGGGCGGCACCCGCCCGACCAG AAAGAAGTTCCAGAAAAAGGGGGCCAGCCAGAGTTTCAGTAAGGCCGCGCGGCTCAAGTGGCAGTCCCTGGAGCGGCGGGTCATTGACATTGTCATGCAGAGGATGACCATTGTCAACCTGGAGGCCGACATGGAGCGGCTCATCAAG AAAAGGGAGGAGCTGTTCCTCCTGCAGGAGGCCCTGCGGAGGAAGCGGGAGCGGCTGCAGGCCGAGAGCccggaggaggagaaggggctgCAGGAGCTGGCTGAGGAGATCGAGGCGCTGGCCGCCAACATCGACTACATCAATGACAGCATCACCGACTGCCAGGCCACCATCATGCAGCTGGAGGAGACCAAG GAGGAGCTGGACTCGACGGACACGTCGGTGGTCATCAGCTCCTGCTCCCTGGCCGAGGCCCGCCTCCTGCTGGACAACTTCCTCAAGGCGTCCATCGACAAG gggcTGCAGGTGGCCCAGAAGGAGGCCCAGATCCGGCTGCTGGAGGGACGGCTGAGGCAGACGGATGTGGCGGGCTCCTCCCAGAACCACCAGCTTCTGGACGCCCTGCGCGAGAAGGCCGAGGCACACCCCGAGCTGCAGGCCCTCATCTACAACGTGCAGCAGG AGAACGGCTATGCCAGCACTGATGAGGAGATCTCAGAGTTCTCTGAGGGCAG CTTCTCCCAGTCATTCACCATGAAAGGCTCCACCAGCCATGATGATTTCAAGTTCAAG GGGGAGCCCAAGCTGTCCGCCCAAATGAAGGCGGTGTCGGCCGAGTGCCTGGGGCCCCCGCTGGACAGCTCCACCAAGAACATCACCAAGTCCCTGGCCTCCCTCGTCGAGATCAAAGAGGACGGAGTGGGCTTCTCCGTCCGAGACCCCTATTACCGGGACAGGGTCTCCCGCACCATCAgcctccccaccagaggcagcACCTT CCCCCGGCAGTCTCGCGGCTCGGAGACGTCCCCTCTGACCCGACGGAAGTCCTACGACCGAGGGCAGCCCATGAG ATCCACGGACGTGGGATTCACGCCCCCCTCGTCTCCTCCAACTCGGCCCCGCAACGACCGTAACGTCTTCTCTCGTCTCACCAGTAATCAGAGCCAGGGGTCAGCGCTGGACAA GGGCATCATCACCCCGGTTGGAGGAGCCAAGGGCGTGCGGACAGCCCCGCTGCAGTGCATCTCGCAGGCCGAGGGCCACACCAAGCCCATCCTCTGCCTGGACGCCACGGACGAGCTGCTTTTCACGGGGTCCAAAG ACCGCAGCTGTAAGATGTGGAACTTGGTGACAGGGCAGGAGATCGCAGCTCTGAAGGGCCACCCCAACAACGTGGTTTCCATCAAGTACTGCAGCCACTCGGGGCTCGTGTTCTCCGTGTCCACCTCCTACATCAAGGTGTGGGACATCCGGGACTCCGCCAAGTGCATCCGGACCCTCAC GTCCTCAGGCCAGGTGATCTCGGGCGATGCCTGTGCGGCCACGTCCACTCGTGCCATCACCAGCGCTCAGGGGGACCACCAGATCAACCAGATCGCCCTCAGCCCCTCGGGCACCATGCTGTATGCCGCCTCGGGCAACGCCGTCCGCATCTGGGAGCTCAGCAG GTTCCAGCCCATTGGCAAGCTGACCGGCCACATCGGCCCCGTGATGTGCCTCACGGTCACACAGACCTCCAGCCAGCATGACCTCGTGGTGACCGGCTCCAAGGACCACTACGTTAAG ATGTTTGAGCTGGGCGAGTATGTGACGGGCACCGTTGGCCCCACCCACAACTTTGAGCCCCCCCACTACGACGGCATCGAGTGTCTTGCCATCCAGGGAGACATCCTGTTCAGTGGCTCCCGAGATAACGGCATTAAGAAGTGGGACCTGGAGCAGCAGGAGCTCATCCAG CAAATCCCTAACGCGCACAAGGACTGGGTATGCGCGCTGGCCTTTGTCCCAGGCCGCCCCATGCTGCTGAGCGCCTGCCGGGCAGGCTTCATCAAAGTCTGGAACGTGGACAACTTCACACCCATCGGTGAGATCAAGGGCCACGACAGCCCCATCAATGCCATCTGCACCAACGCCAAGCACATCTTCACCGCCTCCAG TGACCTGACGGTGAAGTTCTGGAGTGCTCGGCGCTTACCCGGTGGCCCATCCTAG
- the KIF21B gene encoding kinesin-like protein KIF21B isoform X2, with product MAGQGDCCVKVAVRIRPQLSKEKIEGCHICTSVTPGEPQVLLGKDKAFTYDFVFDLDTWQEQIYSTCVSKLIEGCFEGYNATVLAYGQTGAGKTYTMGTGFDTATSEDEQGIIPRAIAHLFGGIAERKRRAQEQGVAGPEFKVSAQFLELYNEEILDLFDSTRDPDARHRRSNIKIHEDPNGGIYTTGVTSRLINSQEELIQCLKQGALSRTTASTQMNVQSSRSHAIFTIHLCQMRLCAQPDLVNEAVPGLPEGTAPASEYETLTAKFHFVDLAGSERLKRTGATGERAKEGISINCGLLALGNVISALGDQSKKVVHVPYRDSKLTRLLQDSLGGNSQTIMIACVSPSDRDFMETLNTLKYANRARNIKNKVVVNQDKTSQQISALRAEIARLQMELMEYKAGKRVIGEDGAEGYSDLFRENAMLQKENGTLRLRVKAMQEAIDAINSRVTHLMSQEANLLLAKAGDGNEAIGALIQNYIREIEELRTKLLESEAMNESLRRSLSRASARSPYSLGVSPATPGFGGSPASSMEDASEVIRRAKQDLERLKKKESRQRRKSPEKEAFKKRAKLQQENSEETDENEAEEEEEERDESGCEEEEGREDEDEDSGSEESLVDSDSDPEEKEVNFQADLADLTCEIEIKQKLIDELENSQRRLQTLKHQYEEKLILLQNKIRDTQLERDRVLQNLSTMECYTEEKANKIKADYEKRLREMNRDLQKLQAAQKEHARLLKNQSRYERELKKLQAEVAEMKKAKVALMKQMREEQQRRRLVETKRNREIAQLKKEQRRQEFQIRALESQKRQQEMVLRRKTQEVSALRRLAKPMSERVAGRAGLKPPMLDSGAEVSASTTSSEAESGARSVSSIVRQWNRKFNHFLGDHPSSTVGGTRPTRKKFQKKGASQSFSKAARLKWQSLERRVIDIVMQRMTIVNLEADMERLIKKREELFLLQEALRRKRERLQAESPEEEKGLQELAEEIEALAANIDYINDSITDCQATIMQLEETKEELDSTDTSVVISSCSLAEARLLLDNFLKASIDKGLQVAQKEAQIRLLEGRLRQTDVAGSSQNHQLLDALREKAEAHPELQALIYNVQQENGYASTDEEISEFSEGSFSQSFTMKGSTSHDDFKFKGEPKLSAQMKAVSAECLGPPLDSSTKNITKSLASLVEIKEDGVGFSVRDPYYRDRVSRTISLPTRGSTFPRQSRGSETSPLTRRKSYDRGQPMRSTDVGFTPPSSPPTRPRNDRNVFSRLTSNQSQGSALDKSDDSDSSLSEVLRGIITPVGGAKGVRTAPLQCISQAEGHTKPILCLDATDELLFTGSKDRSCKMWNLVTGQEIAALKGHPNNVVSIKYCSHSGLVFSVSTSYIKVWDIRDSAKCIRTLTSSGQVISGDACAATSTRAITSAQGDHQINQIALSPSGTMLYAASGNAVRIWELSRFQPIGKLTGHIGPVMCLTVTQTSSQHDLVVTGSKDHYVKMFELGEYVTGTVGPTHNFEPPHYDGIECLAIQGDILFSGSRDNGIKKWDLEQQELIQQIPNAHKDWVCALAFVPGRPMLLSACRAGFIKVWNVDNFTPIGEIKGHDSPINAICTNAKHIFTASSDLTVKFWSARRLPGGPS from the exons GATCCGGCCCCAGCTGTCGAAGGAGAAGATCGAGGGCTGTCACATCTGTACCTCCGTCACCCCCGGGGAGCCCCAGGTCCTGCTGGGGAAGGACAAGGCCTTCACCTACGACTTTGTCTTTGACCTGGACACATGGCAAGAACAGATCTATTCGACCTGTGTGAGCAAGCTCATCGAGGGCTGCTTCGAGGGCTACAATGCCACAGTGCTGGCCTACGGGCAG ACGGGGGCTGGGAAGACGTACACAATGGGCACTGGCTTTGACACGGCAACGTCGGAGGACGAGCAGGGCATCATCCCAAGGGCCATTGCGCACCTCTTTGGGGGTATCGCCGAGCGCAAGCGACGGGCACAGGAGCAGGGTGTGGCTGGACCTGAGTTCAAAGTCAGCGCTCAGTTCCTGGAG CTCTACAACGAGGAGATCCTTGACCTGTTTGATAGCACCCGGGACCCCGACGCCCGCCACCGCAGGTCCAACATCAAGATCCACGAGGACCCCAACGGCGGCATCTACACCACCGGCGTCACTTCCCGCCTCATCAACTCCCAGGAGGAG ctgaTCCAGTGCCTGAAGCAGGGGGCCCTGTCGCGCACCACGGCCAGCACCCAGATGAACGTGCAGAGCTCCCGCTCCCACGCCATCTTCACCATCCACCTGTGCCAGATGCGCCTGTGCGCCCAGCCCGACCTG GTGAATGAGGCGGTGCCGGGGCTTCCCGAGGGCACAGCTCCTGCAAGTGAGTACGAGACACTCACCGCTAAGTTTCACTTTGTGGACCTGGCTGGCTCGGAGCGGCTGAAGCGGACGGGGGCCACCGGCGAGCGGGCCAAGGAGGGCATCTCCATCAACTGCGGCCTG CTGGCCTTGGGCAATGTGATCAGTGCCTTGGGGGACCAGAGCAAGAAGGTGGTGCATGTGCCCTACAGAGACTCCAAGCTCACCCGGCTCCTCCAGGACTCCCTGGGGGGCAACAG CCAGACCATCATGATCGCTTGTGTGAGCCCCTCCGACCGGGACTTCATGGAGACACTCAACACGCTCAAATATGCCAATCGGGCCCGAAACATCAAGAACAAAGTGGTGGTGAACCAGGACAAGACCAGCCAGCAGATCAGCGCGCTGCGGGCCGAGATCGCACGCCTGCAGATGGAGCTGATGGAGTACAAGGCG GGTAAGCGGGTGATTGGGGAGGACGGTGCCGAGGGCTACAGTGACCTGTTCCGGGAGAACGCCATGCTGCAGAAGGAGAACGGGACGCTGCGACTGCGGGTGAAGGCCATGCAGGAGGCCATCGATGCCATCAACAGCCGCGTCACGCACCTCATGAGCCAGGAGGCCAACCTGCTCCTGGCCAAGGCCG GTGATGGCAATGAGGCCATTGGGGCCCTGATCCAGAACTACATCCGGGAGATTGAGGAGCTGCG GACAAAGCTTCTGGAGAGCGAGGCCATGAACGAGTCCCTCCGCCGCAGCCTCTCGCGAGCCTCCGCTCGGAGCCCCTATTCCCTGGGCGTGTCTCCGGCCACCCCAGGCTTTGGGGGCAGCCCGGCCAGCTCCATGGAGGATGCCTCCGAGGTAATCCGCAGGGCCAAACAGGACCTGGAGCGGCTGAAGAAGAAGGAGAGCAGGCAGCGGAGAAAGAG CCCAGAGAAGGAAGCCTTCAAAAAGAGGGCAAAATTGCAACAGGAAAACAGCGAGGAGACTGACGAGAATGAGGCCGAGGAG gaggaagaggagcgGGATGAGAGCGGCtgtgaggaggaggaagggcGCGAGGATGAAGATGAGGACTCGGGCAGCGAGGAGAGCCTGGTGGACTCAGACTCGGACCCCGAGGAGAAGG AGGTGAACTTCCAGGCGGACCTGGCTGACCTGACCTGTGAGATCGAGATCAAGCAGAAGCTGATCGATGAGCTGGAGAACAGCCAGCGGCGGCTGCAGACGCTCAAGCACCAGTACGAGGAGAAGCTGATTCTGCTGCAGAATAAGATCCGGGACACCCAGCTGGAGCGTGACCGCGTGCTGCAGAACCTCA GTACCATGGAGTGCTACACGGAGGAAAAGGCCAACAAGATCAAGGCGGATTATGAGAAGAGGCTGCGGGAGATGAACCGGGACCTGCAAAAGCTGCAGGCTGCGCAGAAGGAGCATGCACGGCTGCTCAAGAACCAGTCACGCTACGAGAGGGAGCTGAAGAAGCTGCAGGCCGAGGTAGCGGAGATGAAGAAGGCCAAG GTGGCCCTGATGAAGCAGATGCGCGAGGAGCAGCAGCGGCGGCGGCTGGTGGAAACCAAGAGGAACCGGGAGATTGCGCAGCTGAAGAAGGAGCAGCGGCGACAGGAG TTTCAGATCCGAGCTCTGGAGTCCCAGAAGCGGCAGCAGGAGATGGTCCTGAGGAGGAAAACCCAGGAG GTTTCCGCACTGAGGCGCCTGGCCAAGCCCATGTCTGAGCGGGTGGCGGGGCGCGCGGGACTGAAGCCACCCATGCTGGACTCGGGCGCTGAGGTGTCGGCCAGCACCACCTCGTCTGAGGCCGAATCGGGGGCCCGCTCAGTCTCCAGCATCGTGCGCCAGTGGAACCGCAAGTTCAACCACTTCTTGGGGGACCACCCCTCGTCCACTGTGGGCGGCACCCGCCCGACCAG AAAGAAGTTCCAGAAAAAGGGGGCCAGCCAGAGTTTCAGTAAGGCCGCGCGGCTCAAGTGGCAGTCCCTGGAGCGGCGGGTCATTGACATTGTCATGCAGAGGATGACCATTGTCAACCTGGAGGCCGACATGGAGCGGCTCATCAAG AAAAGGGAGGAGCTGTTCCTCCTGCAGGAGGCCCTGCGGAGGAAGCGGGAGCGGCTGCAGGCCGAGAGCccggaggaggagaaggggctgCAGGAGCTGGCTGAGGAGATCGAGGCGCTGGCCGCCAACATCGACTACATCAATGACAGCATCACCGACTGCCAGGCCACCATCATGCAGCTGGAGGAGACCAAG GAGGAGCTGGACTCGACGGACACGTCGGTGGTCATCAGCTCCTGCTCCCTGGCCGAGGCCCGCCTCCTGCTGGACAACTTCCTCAAGGCGTCCATCGACAAG gggcTGCAGGTGGCCCAGAAGGAGGCCCAGATCCGGCTGCTGGAGGGACGGCTGAGGCAGACGGATGTGGCGGGCTCCTCCCAGAACCACCAGCTTCTGGACGCCCTGCGCGAGAAGGCCGAGGCACACCCCGAGCTGCAGGCCCTCATCTACAACGTGCAGCAGG AGAACGGCTATGCCAGCACTGATGAGGAGATCTCAGAGTTCTCTGAGGGCAG CTTCTCCCAGTCATTCACCATGAAAGGCTCCACCAGCCATGATGATTTCAAGTTCAAG GGGGAGCCCAAGCTGTCCGCCCAAATGAAGGCGGTGTCGGCCGAGTGCCTGGGGCCCCCGCTGGACAGCTCCACCAAGAACATCACCAAGTCCCTGGCCTCCCTCGTCGAGATCAAAGAGGACGGAGTGGGCTTCTCCGTCCGAGACCCCTATTACCGGGACAGGGTCTCCCGCACCATCAgcctccccaccagaggcagcACCTT CCCCCGGCAGTCTCGCGGCTCGGAGACGTCCCCTCTGACCCGACGGAAGTCCTACGACCGAGGGCAGCCCATGAG ATCCACGGACGTGGGATTCACGCCCCCCTCGTCTCCTCCAACTCGGCCCCGCAACGACCGTAACGTCTTCTCTCGTCTCACCAGTAATCAGAGCCAGGGGTCAGCGCTGGACAA GTCTGATGACAGCGACTCCTCTTTGTCGGAGGTCCTGAG GGGCATCATCACCCCGGTTGGAGGAGCCAAGGGCGTGCGGACAGCCCCGCTGCAGTGCATCTCGCAGGCCGAGGGCCACACCAAGCCCATCCTCTGCCTGGACGCCACGGACGAGCTGCTTTTCACGGGGTCCAAAG ACCGCAGCTGTAAGATGTGGAACTTGGTGACAGGGCAGGAGATCGCAGCTCTGAAGGGCCACCCCAACAACGTGGTTTCCATCAAGTACTGCAGCCACTCGGGGCTCGTGTTCTCCGTGTCCACCTCCTACATCAAGGTGTGGGACATCCGGGACTCCGCCAAGTGCATCCGGACCCTCAC GTCCTCAGGCCAGGTGATCTCGGGCGATGCCTGTGCGGCCACGTCCACTCGTGCCATCACCAGCGCTCAGGGGGACCACCAGATCAACCAGATCGCCCTCAGCCCCTCGGGCACCATGCTGTATGCCGCCTCGGGCAACGCCGTCCGCATCTGGGAGCTCAGCAG GTTCCAGCCCATTGGCAAGCTGACCGGCCACATCGGCCCCGTGATGTGCCTCACGGTCACACAGACCTCCAGCCAGCATGACCTCGTGGTGACCGGCTCCAAGGACCACTACGTTAAG ATGTTTGAGCTGGGCGAGTATGTGACGGGCACCGTTGGCCCCACCCACAACTTTGAGCCCCCCCACTACGACGGCATCGAGTGTCTTGCCATCCAGGGAGACATCCTGTTCAGTGGCTCCCGAGATAACGGCATTAAGAAGTGGGACCTGGAGCAGCAGGAGCTCATCCAG CAAATCCCTAACGCGCACAAGGACTGGGTATGCGCGCTGGCCTTTGTCCCAGGCCGCCCCATGCTGCTGAGCGCCTGCCGGGCAGGCTTCATCAAAGTCTGGAACGTGGACAACTTCACACCCATCGGTGAGATCAAGGGCCACGACAGCCCCATCAATGCCATCTGCACCAACGCCAAGCACATCTTCACCGCCTCCAG TGACCTGACGGTGAAGTTCTGGAGTGCTCGGCGCTTACCCGGTGGCCCATCCTAG